A genomic window from Chlorobium phaeobacteroides DSM 266 includes:
- a CDS encoding class I SAM-dependent DNA methyltransferase — MTNTPSSIVSKVWSFCHVLRDSGVSYGDYLEQLTFLIFLKMADEYTRPPYNRTIDIPSEYTWPKLKAKRGAELEVLYARLLRDLGQKPGMLGQIFLKAQNKIADPAMLYKVIDMIDKESWVMMGADVKGEIYEGLLEKNAEDTKSGAGQYFTPRALIEIMVKCVRPEPRKTIGDPACGTGGFFLKAYDFITTRYKLDRDEKEFLKHRTFGGNEIVPGTRRLCLMNMFLHNIGELDGNVAVSSTDALVADNGVRYDYVLTNPPFGKKSSMTFTNDEEEQEKESLVYNRQDFWAITANKQLNFLQHIHTILKVYGQAAVVLPDNVLFEGGAGELVRKKLLETTELHTILRLPTGIFYAQGVKANVFFFDVMPADKDPWTREVWFYDYRTNVHHTLKKSPLKASDLQEFVECYNPANRHKRKETWSQENPEGRWRKYTYDEIVARDKTNLDIFWLKDKSLADLDNLPDPDLLAGEIIENLEAGLASFREILGVLNNGK; from the coding sequence ATGACCAACACCCCATCATCCATAGTTTCGAAAGTCTGGTCGTTCTGCCACGTGCTGCGCGACAGCGGCGTGAGCTATGGCGACTATCTCGAACAGTTGACCTTTCTCATCTTTCTGAAAATGGCCGATGAGTACACCAGGCCGCCATATAACCGCACAATCGACATTCCGTCCGAGTACACCTGGCCGAAACTCAAGGCAAAGCGCGGTGCCGAGCTTGAAGTGCTCTACGCCAGACTGCTTCGCGATCTTGGCCAGAAGCCGGGCATGCTCGGGCAGATATTCCTGAAAGCGCAGAACAAGATTGCCGATCCTGCCATGCTCTACAAGGTTATCGACATGATCGATAAGGAGAGCTGGGTGATGATGGGGGCCGATGTCAAAGGGGAGATTTATGAAGGGCTGCTTGAAAAGAACGCCGAAGATACCAAAAGCGGAGCAGGGCAGTACTTTACGCCCCGCGCGCTGATCGAGATCATGGTGAAGTGTGTCCGGCCTGAACCACGGAAAACCATCGGCGATCCTGCATGCGGAACGGGCGGTTTTTTTCTGAAGGCTTACGATTTCATCACAACCCGCTACAAGCTTGATAGGGATGAAAAGGAGTTTCTGAAGCATCGCACGTTCGGCGGTAACGAAATTGTGCCCGGAACGAGAAGGCTTTGCCTGATGAACATGTTTCTGCACAACATCGGCGAACTTGACGGGAATGTCGCCGTTTCATCCACCGATGCGCTTGTTGCCGATAACGGCGTCCGGTACGATTATGTCCTCACGAATCCCCCCTTCGGAAAGAAGAGCAGCATGACCTTCACCAATGACGAAGAGGAGCAGGAAAAGGAGAGTCTCGTTTATAACCGGCAGGATTTCTGGGCGATAACCGCCAACAAGCAGCTTAACTTTCTGCAGCATATCCATACCATCCTGAAAGTTTACGGGCAGGCCGCCGTGGTGCTTCCCGATAACGTGCTGTTTGAAGGGGGGGCGGGGGAACTGGTGCGGAAGAAACTGCTTGAAACGACCGAATTGCACACCATTCTCAGGCTGCCGACCGGTATCTTTTATGCTCAGGGAGTGAAAGCGAATGTCTTCTTTTTCGACGTCATGCCTGCCGATAAAGATCCCTGGACACGCGAAGTCTGGTTCTACGACTACCGAACCAATGTGCACCACACCCTGAAGAAAAGCCCGCTGAAAGCCTCGGACCTGCAGGAGTTCGTAGAGTGTTACAACCCCGCAAACCGCCACAAACGCAAGGAGACCTGGTCGCAGGAAAACCCGGAAGGCCGCTGGCGCAAATACACCTACGATGAAATCGTCGCCCGAGACAAAACCAACCTCGACATCTTCTGGCTGAAAGACAAAAGCCTCGCCGACCTCGACAACCTTCCCGACCCTGATCTGCTCGCCGGAGAGATCATCGAAAACCTCGAAGCCGGTCTGGCAAGCTTTCGGGAGATTCTGGGTGTGCTGAACAATGGAAAGTGA
- a CDS encoding restriction endonuclease subunit S, which translates to MTSNHHVIAILGDVAEYINGRAFKPSEWGKEGLPIIRIKNLNDENSKFNYSNEVFEKRYLVKKGDLLFAWSASLGAYIWKKDEAWLNQHIFLVKPSPFIAKLYLYYFLDKITQELYSAAHGSGMVHVTKKKFEETKIGLPPLSEQRSIVSKIEQLFSELDNGIACLKKAQEQLKVYRQAVLKQAFEGELTKSWREQQANLPSAQDLLDTIKTEREQAAKNQGKKLKPVTPLAKVELDELTELPDGWCWIKLGELTIGVEYGTSTKSLEKGEVPVIRMGNIQQGRIDWNDLAFTDDKADISKYRLLKGDVLFNRTNSPELVGKAAIYNGEMPAIFAGYLIRVNQIKELLHCKYLNFFLNSHPAKVYGNSVKTDGVNQSNINGEKLKSYPLPYCSPKEQEQIVQEIEARLSVCDNMEATIRESLEKAEALRQSILKKAFEGKLLSEEELTATRNDPDWEPAEKLLERIRAEKNQSKKQALT; encoded by the coding sequence ATGACAAGTAATCATCATGTGATTGCAATATTAGGAGATGTCGCTGAATATATAAATGGTCGTGCGTTTAAACCGTCAGAGTGGGGAAAAGAAGGTCTCCCTATCATTAGGATAAAAAATTTGAATGATGAAAACTCAAAATTCAATTATAGTAATGAGGTTTTTGAAAAAAGGTACCTTGTGAAAAAAGGGGATTTACTTTTTGCTTGGTCTGCCTCTCTCGGTGCATACATATGGAAAAAAGATGAAGCTTGGTTAAATCAACATATTTTTCTTGTCAAACCGAGTCCGTTTATAGCAAAACTATACCTTTATTATTTTCTCGACAAAATAACACAAGAGCTTTATTCTGCTGCACATGGTTCCGGAATGGTCCATGTTACAAAGAAGAAATTTGAGGAAACTAAGATTGGTTTACCGCCACTATCTGAGCAACGATCCATCGTTTCCAAAATCGAGCAGCTTTTCAGCGAACTTGATAACGGGATTGCCTGTCTGAAAAAAGCACAGGAGCAACTTAAAGTCTATCGTCAGGCTGTTCTGAAGCAAGCGTTTGAGGGTGAACTCACAAAATCCTGGCGCGAACAGCAAGCCAACCTCCCGTCAGCACAGGATCTTCTCGATACGATCAAGACAGAACGAGAGCAAGCTGCAAAAAATCAGGGTAAAAAGCTCAAGCCGGTAACTCCTCTTGCAAAAGTGGAACTTGATGAGTTGACTGAACTGCCGGATGGGTGGTGCTGGATAAAATTAGGTGAGTTGACCATCGGTGTTGAGTATGGGACTTCAACAAAATCACTTGAAAAAGGTGAGGTTCCCGTAATAAGAATGGGCAATATTCAGCAAGGTCGAATTGATTGGAATGATTTGGCTTTTACCGATGATAAGGCGGATATTTCAAAATATCGATTGTTAAAAGGTGATGTCCTTTTTAATAGGACAAATAGCCCGGAACTCGTTGGTAAAGCCGCGATCTATAATGGAGAAATGCCTGCTATTTTTGCAGGATACCTCATCAGAGTCAATCAAATCAAAGAATTATTGCACTGCAAGTATCTCAACTTTTTCCTGAATTCTCATCCTGCAAAAGTTTATGGCAATTCAGTAAAGACTGATGGAGTAAATCAGTCAAACATCAATGGGGAAAAACTCAAAAGTTATCCCTTGCCATATTGTTCACCAAAAGAGCAAGAGCAAATCGTGCAGGAAATTGAGGCGCGCCTTTCGGTTTGCGACAACATGGAGGCAACAATCCGCGAATCGCTTGAAAAAGCTGAGGCCTTACGGCAAAGCATTCTGAAAAAAGCATTCGAGGGCAAGTTGCTCAGCGAGGAGGAGTTAACGGCAACCCGCAACGATCCGGACTGGGAGCCTGCCGAGAAGCTGCTTGAGCGGATCAGGGCTGAAAAAAACCAATCGAAGAAACAAGCATTAACGTAG
- a CDS encoding DUF5131 family protein, translated as MAQSHIEWTEMTWNPVTGCDKVSDGCRFCYAEAFAKRLQGMGVEKYRNGFQLTLHPETLREPFRWKKPRVVFVNSMSDLFHKDVPVDYIRQVFSVMKQNPHHVFQVLTKRADVLKYYESERWLDWSHNIWMGVSVENRNTMHRIDRLRDTGARVKFLSCEPLLGPLPELNLQGIDWVIVGGESGRNARPMKPEWVQEIREQCIAADVPFFFKQWGGFNKKKAGRMLDGRVWDQTPEMPGLLVG; from the coding sequence ATGGCACAATCACATATAGAGTGGACGGAGATGACCTGGAATCCTGTGACGGGATGCGACAAGGTATCCGATGGGTGCAGGTTCTGCTACGCTGAGGCGTTCGCAAAACGTCTTCAGGGGATGGGCGTTGAAAAATACCGTAACGGATTTCAGCTTACCCTGCACCCCGAAACGCTTCGGGAGCCGTTCAGATGGAAAAAGCCGCGAGTGGTATTTGTGAACTCCATGAGCGATCTGTTCCATAAGGATGTACCTGTCGACTACATCCGGCAGGTGTTCAGCGTCATGAAGCAGAATCCGCATCATGTCTTTCAGGTTTTGACCAAGAGAGCCGATGTGCTCAAATACTACGAAAGCGAAAGATGGCTTGACTGGTCGCATAACATCTGGATGGGTGTATCGGTGGAGAACCGCAACACGATGCACCGCATCGACCGGCTGAGAGATACCGGTGCTCGGGTTAAATTTCTCTCCTGCGAGCCGCTGCTCGGGCCATTACCGGAACTGAATCTGCAGGGTATCGACTGGGTCATTGTCGGCGGAGAGAGCGGCAGAAATGCCCGGCCGATGAAGCCAGAATGGGTGCAGGAGATCAGGGAGCAATGTATTGCTGCCGATGTGCCGTTCTTCTTCAAGCAGTGGGGAGGATTCAACAAAAAGAAAGCCGGTCGTATGCTCGATGGGCGCGTTTGGGATCAGACACCGGAAATGCCGGGATTGTTGGTTGGTTAA
- a CDS encoding three-Cys-motif partner protein TcmP produces MKKKDSQKNMYAHSEKKVELLQKYLEIYLNVLSNTFVKRINLFDLFCGPGIYENEGIGSPFIMLQEIKKASTINNKKAIEYNCLFNDNDREVIEVLKRNVKSKIDHCYAKINYSCQDYKDVIRATILSMQELLNSEKAFAFIDPYQYKDISISEIESMLCTKKTEILLFLPTQFMFRFESNGTPKSLKRFIEELVPMEEWPKSNTGIDFIQSLKEHFKNHLGNDYYVDTFIIQREVNQYFSLFFFTSNILGFEKMLEAKWKIDKDEGRGWIYEHSYNLFSGNKSSITQKFENELKEYLSRSRTNKEVYEFTLHNGHLPKHTNEVLKAWQNEGILSVLKSDGEQTIKGSFYLNYKDWRDHPGKVTIQTKLQ; encoded by the coding sequence ATGAAAAAAAAGGATTCACAAAAAAACATGTATGCTCATTCCGAAAAGAAAGTTGAGCTCTTGCAAAAATATTTAGAAATATATCTAAATGTATTGAGTAATACGTTTGTGAAAAGAATTAATTTATTTGATCTTTTTTGTGGTCCTGGTATATATGAAAATGAAGGTATTGGAAGCCCTTTCATAATGTTACAAGAAATTAAAAAAGCCTCAACTATTAATAATAAAAAAGCGATTGAATATAACTGCTTATTCAATGACAATGATCGAGAAGTAATTGAGGTGTTAAAAAGGAATGTTAAAAGTAAGATTGATCATTGTTATGCCAAGATTAATTATTCTTGTCAAGATTACAAAGATGTAATTCGAGCCACAATATTAAGTATGCAGGAGCTTTTGAATTCAGAAAAAGCTTTTGCCTTTATTGACCCATACCAGTATAAAGACATTAGTATTAGTGAGATAGAATCTATGCTCTGTACAAAAAAAACAGAAATCTTACTTTTTCTTCCCACGCAATTTATGTTTCGTTTTGAATCAAATGGCACCCCAAAAAGTTTGAAACGTTTTATTGAAGAACTTGTGCCAATGGAAGAGTGGCCAAAAAGTAATACTGGAATTGATTTTATACAAAGTTTGAAAGAACATTTCAAGAATCATCTTGGTAATGATTATTACGTTGATACTTTTATCATTCAAAGAGAGGTGAATCAATATTTTAGCTTATTCTTTTTTACCAGTAATATTTTGGGGTTTGAAAAAATGCTAGAGGCCAAGTGGAAAATAGATAAAGACGAAGGTCGCGGTTGGATTTATGAGCATAGTTATAATTTATTTTCAGGTAATAAATCGTCTATAACGCAAAAATTTGAAAATGAGTTAAAAGAATATCTTTCAAGATCAAGAACAAATAAAGAGGTTTACGAGTTCACATTGCATAACGGCCATTTACCAAAGCACACGAATGAAGTCTTGAAGGCTTGGCAAAATGAGGGTATATTGTCAGTTTTAAAAAGTGATGGCGAACAAACGATAAAGGGCTCATTTTACTTGAATTATAAGGATTGGCGTGATCATCCTGGAAAAGTTACGATTCAAACAAAGCTTCAATAA
- a CDS encoding type I restriction endonuclease subunit R, which produces MQERYSLNQTPEQIARDVIDVQLRLAGWAVQEKNRIDWQVSSGIAVRHYPTQDGLEADYVLFVDRRPVGVIEAKKEDEGHHLTVVEEQSFGYAESKLKHLNNDPLPFVYESTGTLTRFTDYRDPKPRSRPVFTFHRPETFREWLGQERSLRERLYDIPGLNPAALRECQTMAINNLESSFRDGRPRALIQMATGSGKTFAAITFIYRLLKHADAKRILFLVDTRNLGEQAEQEFRAYTPNDDNRKFVELYNVQRLQSSSIAGDSQVCITTIQRLYSILKGEELDASLEEQNPAEKSWQPKEPVPVAYNAKVPIEFFDFIVIDECHRSIYNLWKQVLDYFDAFLIGLTATPDKRTFGFFNENIVSEYSHERAVADGVNVGYDVYTIETEITRNGSRIRAREFIDKREKLSRRKRWEQLEDDVVYTSSQLDRDVVNPSQIRNVIRAFRDALPVLFPGRTEVPKTLVFAKTDSHADDIIQIIREEFNEGNAFCNKITYKAEDDPKSLLARFRNEYNPRIAVTVDMIATGTDVKPLECLLFMRDVRSSNYFEQMKGRGTRTLSFDDLKKVTPSVTSAKTHFVIIDAVGVTKSLKTDSRPLERKPTASLKELLEAVTFGAQDEDLYTSLANRLARLDKQITEQERAAFIDKTGGKSINQVVRELLDSWDPDSINRKAREMNPEAVQEMGESPSGETTMFLEQAQQALLHEARLTFNGSLNEFIDTVRRVHEQIIDTVNLDQVTRSEWAAESGEKAAELIGEFKAYLEAHKDEITALGIFYNQPYRRRELTFRMIREVLDRLKADRPMLAPMRIWHAYEQIEKVNGSSPKNELIALVALIRRVTGIDPVLTVYDRTVDANFKQWVFSRHSDAGDKFTEEQMNWLRMIKEHIASSIHMEQDDLDLTPFDAYGGRGRMWQLFGDRMDGIIDELNEALTV; this is translated from the coding sequence ATGCAGGAACGATATTCTCTGAACCAGACTCCCGAGCAGATTGCGCGGGATGTTATCGATGTACAGTTGCGGCTGGCAGGTTGGGCTGTTCAGGAAAAAAATCGCATCGACTGGCAGGTTTCGTCGGGTATAGCCGTGAGGCATTATCCTACACAGGATGGTCTTGAAGCCGATTATGTTCTGTTTGTCGACCGCAGGCCGGTCGGGGTCATCGAGGCGAAAAAAGAGGATGAGGGGCATCATCTTACCGTGGTTGAAGAGCAGTCTTTCGGATATGCCGAAAGCAAGCTGAAGCATCTCAACAACGATCCGCTGCCGTTTGTTTACGAAAGTACCGGCACGTTGACCCGCTTTACCGATTACCGCGATCCGAAACCCCGTTCACGACCCGTCTTTACTTTTCACCGTCCCGAGACATTTCGTGAATGGCTCGGCCAGGAGCGGAGCCTCCGGGAACGCCTTTATGATATTCCCGGACTGAATCCTGCCGCTTTGCGGGAGTGCCAGACCATGGCAATCAACAACCTCGAAAGCTCTTTTCGGGACGGACGACCCAGAGCGCTGATCCAGATGGCGACCGGCTCCGGCAAGACCTTCGCTGCCATTACCTTTATTTACCGTTTGCTCAAACATGCCGATGCCAAACGGATACTCTTTCTGGTCGATACCCGCAACCTCGGCGAACAGGCAGAGCAGGAGTTCAGGGCATACACGCCGAACGACGATAACCGAAAATTCGTAGAACTGTACAACGTGCAGCGGTTGCAGTCAAGCTCGATTGCCGGCGACAGTCAGGTCTGCATCACCACCATCCAGCGGCTCTATTCCATCCTGAAAGGGGAGGAGCTTGACGCTTCGCTTGAGGAGCAAAATCCTGCTGAAAAAAGCTGGCAGCCGAAGGAGCCTGTTCCGGTGGCATACAATGCGAAGGTTCCCATAGAGTTTTTCGACTTCATTGTCATCGACGAGTGTCATCGCTCGATCTACAATCTCTGGAAGCAGGTGCTCGACTATTTCGACGCATTCCTGATTGGCCTGACCGCAACGCCCGACAAGCGCACCTTTGGTTTTTTCAACGAAAACATCGTGAGCGAATACAGTCACGAACGAGCCGTGGCAGACGGGGTCAACGTCGGTTACGATGTCTATACCATCGAGACTGAAATAACCCGGAACGGCTCCCGGATAAGGGCTCGGGAGTTTATCGACAAACGTGAAAAACTCTCTCGCCGCAAACGGTGGGAGCAGCTTGAAGATGATGTTGTCTATACGTCGTCGCAGCTTGACCGGGATGTGGTGAACCCGAGCCAGATCCGCAACGTCATCCGCGCGTTCCGTGATGCACTTCCGGTTTTGTTTCCCGGACGAACCGAGGTGCCCAAGACCCTTGTATTTGCAAAGACCGACAGCCATGCCGACGATATCATCCAGATTATCCGTGAGGAGTTCAACGAAGGGAACGCATTCTGTAACAAGATAACCTACAAGGCCGAAGACGACCCGAAATCGCTGCTTGCCCGGTTCCGGAACGAGTACAACCCGAGAATAGCCGTTACGGTCGATATGATAGCCACGGGCACCGACGTCAAGCCGCTCGAATGCCTGCTGTTCATGCGCGACGTCAGAAGCAGCAACTATTTCGAGCAGATGAAAGGGCGGGGCACACGGACGCTCAGTTTTGACGATCTGAAAAAGGTTACCCCATCGGTTACTTCCGCCAAAACTCATTTCGTGATCATCGACGCCGTAGGGGTGACAAAATCCCTGAAGACCGACAGCCGCCCGCTCGAACGCAAGCCGACGGCATCGCTGAAGGAGTTGCTTGAAGCTGTAACCTTCGGGGCACAGGATGAGGATCTCTACACCTCGCTTGCCAACCGCCTTGCCCGGCTCGACAAGCAGATTACCGAACAGGAGCGTGCGGCATTTATCGACAAAACCGGAGGCAAGAGCATCAATCAGGTTGTTCGCGAACTACTCGACTCATGGGATCCCGACAGCATCAACCGGAAAGCCCGGGAGATGAACCCGGAGGCAGTTCAGGAGATGGGCGAAAGCCCCTCTGGCGAAACAACCATGTTTCTTGAACAGGCGCAGCAGGCGCTCCTTCACGAAGCCCGATTGACCTTCAACGGCTCGCTGAACGAATTCATCGACACCGTTCGCCGGGTGCATGAGCAGATCATCGATACGGTCAATCTCGATCAGGTAACGAGGTCAGAATGGGCAGCAGAAAGTGGTGAAAAGGCAGCAGAACTGATCGGGGAGTTCAAGGCCTATCTTGAAGCGCACAAGGACGAAATCACCGCGCTCGGAATATTTTACAATCAGCCCTACCGGCGCAGGGAGCTGACCTTCAGGATGATCAGGGAAGTGCTTGACCGTCTCAAAGCCGACAGGCCGATGCTTGCCCCGATGCGTATCTGGCATGCCTATGAACAGATCGAAAAGGTTAACGGTTCGAGCCCGAAAAACGAACTCATTGCCCTTGTTGCGCTCATCCGCCGGGTAACCGGCATCGATCCGGTTCTGACCGTTTACGACAGAACCGTTGACGCGAATTTCAAGCAGTGGGTGTTCAGCAGGCACTCCGACGCCGGTGACAAGTTCACCGAGGAGCAGATGAATTGGCTTCGCATGATCAAGGAGCATATCGCTTCAAGCATCCACATGGAGCAGGACGACCTCGATCTCACACCGTTCGACGCCTATGGGGGTCGCGGCAGGATGTGGCAACTTTTCGGGGATCGTATGGATGGGATTATCGACGAACTTAACGAAGCGTTGACGGTATGA
- a CDS encoding SAM-dependent methyltransferase: protein MTVLQDTFEANRLRLQSELDAGKTQAERNRLGQFATPTALALDILTYASTLIPEDEPVRFLDPAVGTGSFFSAFRQVFPAGRIDSALGFEVDTHYGEPATHIWRDTGFTIRLADFTASEPSVPFNLVICNPPYVRHHHLQNGDKLRLQAKTACASGMKISGLAGLYCHFLGLSHSWMAEGGIAGWLIPSEFMDVNYGKAIKRYLLEKVTLLKIHRFDPDDVQFADALVSSAVVWFRKAPPPENHQVSFTFGGSLLEPRCSRDVLAEDLAREAKWTRFPKATGIGTKEARALIADFFHIRRGIATGDNAFFILDRKEIVAKNLPMELFRPILPSPRYLVENEILAAADGYPLLDRQLFLLDTKLPEETIKERYPALYAYLEEGKAVGVHERYLCRNRTPWYSQENRPSAPIVCTYLGRSNTKSGRPFRFILNNSMATVANVYLALYPKPQLAKAVSQNPSLIRSVWEVLNRITPEQLLGESRVYGGGLHKLEPNELANVDASQIAELIPDFKMESGVEQLGLF, encoded by the coding sequence ATGACGGTTTTACAGGATACATTCGAGGCGAACCGCCTCAGGCTGCAAAGCGAACTCGACGCCGGAAAGACTCAGGCTGAACGCAACCGTCTCGGCCAGTTCGCGACGCCGACAGCCCTTGCTCTCGATATCCTTACCTATGCGTCAACGCTGATTCCTGAAGATGAACCTGTCCGTTTTCTCGATCCTGCAGTAGGGACAGGCTCATTCTTTTCAGCATTCCGGCAGGTTTTTCCGGCAGGGCGTATCGATTCCGCACTTGGTTTTGAAGTCGATACCCATTATGGTGAACCGGCCACCCATATCTGGCGGGATACAGGTTTCACGATCAGGCTTGCCGATTTTACGGCAAGCGAACCTTCAGTGCCTTTCAATCTGGTGATCTGCAATCCCCCGTATGTGCGGCACCACCACCTGCAGAATGGCGACAAACTGCGTCTTCAGGCGAAAACCGCCTGTGCAAGCGGCATGAAGATCAGCGGTCTTGCCGGGTTGTACTGCCATTTTCTTGGTTTGTCGCACTCATGGATGGCTGAAGGTGGCATCGCGGGCTGGCTCATTCCGAGCGAGTTCATGGATGTGAATTACGGCAAGGCCATCAAGCGGTACCTGCTCGAAAAGGTCACGCTGCTGAAAATCCATCGCTTCGATCCTGACGATGTGCAGTTTGCCGATGCACTTGTCTCTTCCGCTGTCGTCTGGTTCCGCAAAGCACCGCCTCCGGAAAACCACCAGGTCTCGTTTACCTTTGGCGGTTCGTTGCTTGAACCTCGCTGCAGCAGGGATGTTTTGGCGGAGGATCTTGCCCGAGAGGCTAAATGGACACGGTTTCCCAAGGCAACCGGTATCGGAACAAAAGAAGCGAGAGCGCTCATAGCCGACTTCTTCCATATCCGGCGGGGTATAGCTACCGGCGACAACGCTTTTTTCATTCTTGACAGAAAGGAGATTGTTGCAAAAAACCTTCCGATGGAGCTGTTCCGGCCCATTCTGCCGAGCCCGCGCTATCTCGTCGAAAATGAGATACTTGCCGCTGCGGATGGTTACCCCCTGCTTGACCGGCAGCTCTTTCTGCTCGACACAAAGCTTCCTGAAGAGACGATCAAAGAAAGGTATCCGGCGCTCTACGCATATCTTGAAGAAGGAAAGGCAGTTGGTGTTCACGAACGCTATCTGTGCCGCAACCGTACTCCCTGGTATTCTCAGGAAAACCGGCCTTCTGCTCCTATTGTGTGCACGTACCTTGGCCGCAGCAACACGAAAAGCGGGCGACCTTTCCGCTTTATTCTGAACAATTCGATGGCTACGGTAGCGAACGTCTACCTTGCACTGTATCCAAAACCGCAGCTTGCAAAAGCTGTCTCTCAGAACCCCTCGTTGATTCGTTCAGTATGGGAAGTTCTGAACCGGATTACTCCCGAGCAGCTTCTCGGTGAAAGCCGGGTTTACGGAGGAGGTCTTCACAAACTCGAGCCGAACGAGCTTGCCAATGTCGATGCATCGCAGATAGCCGAACTGATTCCTGATTTCAAGATGGAATCGGGAGTGGAGCAGTTGGGATTGTTTTAG
- a CDS encoding XamI family restriction endonuclease, giving the protein MQTTRDVESALHVTGNMTAVTPAVICDHPDILPTLRMSTCPPLAVDRLIGLSGVSSNLVKSLELRKKLPSKMNSGLLDEDLHRIAAIIVKMADPDIFVWLGRKTQPDNDEIHRAATIVADRLCGAVANPIIRNAQEKRQLAAIKSWLEARGYRQLQNGEAVRFDSMPPGTFTFRMNVPVDLEGGVKRVNIPVDAVVMPGKSKKGALPVFFEAKSTGDFTNTNKRRKEEAMKMSQLRSTYGRNVRFNLFLCGYFDSGYLGYEAAEGIDWVWEHRIDDMALFGI; this is encoded by the coding sequence ATGCAGACAACGAGGGATGTCGAGTCCGCATTGCATGTCACAGGCAACATGACCGCAGTAACTCCCGCTGTCATTTGCGATCATCCCGATATTCTTCCGACACTTCGCATGTCCACCTGCCCTCCGCTTGCCGTTGACCGACTTATCGGACTTTCGGGTGTTTCTTCAAATCTTGTGAAAAGTCTCGAGCTGAGAAAGAAGCTTCCCTCCAAAATGAATTCCGGATTGCTGGATGAGGATCTTCATCGGATAGCCGCTATTATCGTCAAGATGGCCGATCCGGATATTTTTGTCTGGCTTGGCCGGAAAACGCAACCGGATAACGATGAAATACACCGGGCGGCTACCATTGTCGCCGACCGTCTTTGCGGCGCGGTTGCCAATCCGATTATCCGTAATGCCCAGGAGAAACGGCAGCTTGCAGCGATCAAGTCATGGCTTGAAGCTCGTGGTTACAGGCAGTTGCAAAATGGCGAGGCGGTACGTTTTGACTCGATGCCTCCGGGTACGTTTACCTTTCGCATGAATGTGCCTGTCGATCTTGAGGGCGGCGTCAAACGGGTGAACATACCGGTTGATGCCGTGGTCATGCCGGGGAAGTCGAAGAAAGGAGCCTTACCGGTTTTCTTCGAGGCGAAATCTACCGGGGACTTCACCAATACGAACAAGCGCCGTAAGGAAGAGGCCATGAAGATGAGCCAGCTTCGCAGCACATACGGGAGGAACGTCCGGTTCAATCTTTTTCTGTGCGGTTATTTCGACAGCGGTTATCTTGGATATGAGGCCGCAGAAGGCATCGACTGGGTCTGGGAACATCGCATCGACGACATGGCGCTTTTCGGGATATGA
- a CDS encoding DUF4411 family protein, with translation MNSGQPFLLDSNVLMTAARQYYAFDIAPGFWSALDRKAGDGDLRSIDRVHAEINRGNDELVSWVNHTFAHYFFETGTPEVLQKYIEIITWSQEQNGYTSAVKQDFARYEHADPWLVAYALINRCVVVTLESANPATKKKIPIPIICDAFGVPWTNTFEMLRHARIQLG, from the coding sequence ATGAACTCCGGTCAACCTTTTCTTCTCGATTCGAACGTCCTGATGACCGCCGCTCGCCAGTATTACGCCTTCGATATTGCCCCCGGTTTCTGGTCCGCTTTAGACCGAAAGGCAGGAGACGGCGACCTCAGAAGTATTGACAGAGTGCATGCCGAAATCAACAGGGGAAACGATGAACTGGTTTCATGGGTCAATCACACTTTTGCACATTATTTTTTCGAAACCGGGACACCCGAGGTTTTGCAGAAGTACATCGAAATCATAACCTGGTCTCAGGAGCAGAACGGCTATACCTCAGCAGTGAAACAGGATTTCGCACGTTACGAGCATGCCGACCCATGGCTGGTTGCCTATGCACTTATCAATCGCTGCGTGGTTGTCACTCTTGAGAGCGCCAACCCTGCTACGAAGAAAAAAATACCGATACCGATTATCTGTGATGCATTTGGTGTGCCTTGGACAAATACCTTCGAGATGCTGCGCCATGCAAGGATACAGCTTGGATGA